actaagcctacTATTATGCTTGTATTACAGTGCGTGCGCAGTAATATTCCACCTGTCGCGGGTCCTGCTGGGCCGTGCGCGTGCGCAGCTGAGTGAGTGCGCGCGCAGCATCGTGCGCGGCGCGGCCCGCGCGCCCATGTACGGCCTGCTGCACTGCATCAAGTCCGTGCTGGTCAAAGTCGACCCTGAGTAAGTACTAGAGGCCTAGCGGTTTACACCCAACCctcttaaattttaagtaacccctaaactaagataggtgacatttaccgacattttggttttcaacaccaacctataagtgacacccAACAAACAGTACAAGAATGTATTATCCACTTTTCTCCAATTATGATATAAATTCAACGAAAAAATAATTGAGAACTGCTATAAAAGCGATGAAATTCTAGTAATACCACGTTTGATCGAGGGATTGAACTTAACGAGACCCCTTGCACGGCAGGCGCACTTGTGAATACTCGGCCGATGAGGCAGGTATAacttagtataataataagtactgtctgtctgtctgatcCAGGGCGATATCTCAGGACGAGCAATGGACGGCTTTGATAGCGGAAATAATTGACACGTGCATGGAAGTGAACGCGGCCGTGGCGTGCGTCGTCAACAACTCCTCGCCCGAGGGACATCTGCCCATGGACATGACCGTGCAGATCTCTGACCATGGGAACTCTGGGTGACACACAttacaatctatactaatattatacagccgaagagtttgtttaattgtttgtttgtttgaacgcgctaatctcccgaactactggtccgatttgaataattcgttttgtgttgaatagtgcattaaTCGACGAAGgctgtaggctataaaacatcacgctatgactaataggagccaagcagagcgggtgaaaccgcgcggaagtagctagtactaaATACGCAATAACTAAAAGATAATCAAGCTTCATCaccactttatttttattacatatttttaattaaatgctcCATATTTTTTTGGTTGACTTTCGAAACTGCCTTCGAATTTAATTCGcatttctgttataaaaaataaaattttgaattcaTTGAGCATTTATACATTTAGTACTGTACCTACAATGCACGCTagtaaaatataggtacttattgcaTTTTTGGAAAGGGAAAATCGGCTAAGATACCGCGTCGAGCACTTTCCCCGACTCATAGAAAGATTTACAAAGAAAAcagttttgtacaaaattatcgTAATATCCCACAAAATTGTATCTTCCCAAAGATGCAATATCGTTGCCGCGCAGTGTATGTAACTAGtgtcccccctccccccatgcAGTAACGTGACCCTGGAGGACGGGCGGCAGGTGACGGCGCAGATGGTGCTGCTCTGCGCCTGGCGGTCGGTTAAAGAGGTACGTGTAGTCGGCTAAAGGTATCACAAAAACATATGACAACTGTACTAGGTATAATAGAATACACCatgggttcccaaccttttgtTTTTCAAGGATcagtttttgacatttttgtTAGGCCAAATACCACTATTATTACTATTCGTTTTAGATTTTTCTCCAGAGTCGTGAGGTTTGTTCTCGtaaaaataatgacattttgtttattgaaatcagttgatCCTCTCAGTTGtagacatatattttatttgagctTTAACCATGCTATTTTTATTAGGCGTTGTCTTGTGTATCTTTCTTATTTCGCGGACTATATGTTATCTTCTGCGAAACAATGATGGTCCACGGATTACCAGTTGGGAACCACTGGAATAAACATTAGGCAAGTCATAAAACTGTATAGCTTTTATTACAAAGGCTTGAGCAGACCGGTGAAAGGAGGTCTACTGTTTGCTCCAATCTTAACATTTGGAGAAGAAATGCATCGCCAATagtttaccatcaagtgatccgtctgcctgTTTACCGCCCTATggcaaaaaaaattaagtttgggagagccatgcttccgcacgaatgggccggttcgaccggagtgataccatggcgtTACAggaaaccgatgtgaaacaacgcttgcgttgcgtttcgttggTGTGCTGCTCagcaatccttaaattcctaactcccaaaaggccggcaacgcacttgtaacacctctgttatttcaagtatccatggggcggcgggcggcggccattgcttaccatcaggtgatacgtcagctcgtttacggcgtggtccataaaaaaaaaccgtgtTTGTTTTCCCGCAGGTGTCGCTACTACTGGGCGAGATATGCGCGCGACTTACTATCCGGGAAGAGTGTGCGTCAGGCGCGGGGTCGGTGACCGCGGAGCAGTTGCGGACTGTGGGGGAGCACTACACGGCGCTGCTGGGGGACACGCAGCACCGCGGGGCCTTCGAGCAGGCCTACGTCGGGTTCACCATGCTACTCGACAGGTACTACTTTCTTTCAAGGGGGAATACATCAAATCTCTCCTCCagtgggtgagacgagagggagtgaaAATTCTCACTGTCTGAAAACCAccatgttcctactcctgcttggagctggagcctcggttgGAACCTCGGTCCCTGCAGTCCTCTTCAACTCTGCCTTATGCTGCTGTTCTATTTCTGAAGGTGTACCATCATCTTTTTCACGTTCTTGTTATTGACCAAATGGCTTATGAAGACCTACGgtaacgcttacgttgtgtagAACACAGTGCAAGCGGTTTTAAGTAGAGTTTTGTGTGAGTATTACATGGCACATGTTGAAGCTGTATGTGGCAGACTGTGGCGCTGCCGGGCTGCGGCGCTGCACGGTCTGCCGCGGCGCTGGCTGCAGCGCCTGCTGGGCTCCATGGCCGCCGCCACCACGCCGCCCACCAGGAGGAGCGCTGGGATACCCTTCATCATACAGGTCGGTACCCGTTCTATACTGCTTcacatagttttttattttcaatactaATCTATTCTTCtacttcataaataaaactgcAAAGTTTGTAGTTTGAACGCGCTTGAATCTCTAGAAGTACTAATCCCGCTTGAAAAGTTCTAGGAAATACTCTGAAAGTGACGGTAATGAAAACGAATAGGGGCCGTAGTGGAgcattttattcattatataAGATCATATTTTCTCAGAATCTCACGGGGGCGGAATCTATGTGGGAAAATCCcggaattttattatttaaacaacttAAGCGTTTTCAGTGGTTTGAgatcaaaaaagaaataaaaaaatagttcctGATGTAATAGTGGTTTATTGATGAGATGAGATGAGCTGGATTCTCTGGGTACGTCCTACATCTGCGACTAGACACtaaggaatgggcagcagcttACTATAAAAATTGCCGGTGCCAACCCGTCCGTCAAGCGTGGCGATTATTGGCAAATTCCACTGTGGAACTCTACAGATAAAATTAGGCCTCCTAGTCTTCGGTAGTTCCGCCGTTTGTGATTATCGTGGTAGTGGTCAGGGTGACAAAGTGACAAGGAGTGCTGAGAATTTCTGGAGGTGGTGAAACGGATACCACGCGCAACGACTACTGGTTGATGGATGTTGAAGTGGCGTTGTGTGTGCAGGCGCTGGTGACGACGGAGGTGGCGGTGCAGGAGCACGACGCCTGGCTGCACCACGTGCTGCGGCAGCTGCTGCAGCTGGTGGGCGGGTCCTGTCCCGCGGGCCGCACGCACGCGCTGCACGTGCTGCGCGCGCTGGTCCGGCACGCGGCGCtgggcgcgcgcgccgcgccgctgCTGCAGGACGTGCTCTGCGCCGCGCTGCGGGCCTTCGACGCGCGCTCCTGGCCCgtaactatacatacatactgcgCGTAGGAACCACCACCTAGCTGCCGAGCcacactgacagacagacttacaaacaaatctattttcacatttcaaaagtgccaaATTCTATTTTTACTTATCTTGGCatacctacttttttaaatgtgttctcgtaactaaaaaccaccctgttcagACGCCTGCTTCGAGCTGATCCCCTTTCTGTATATATACTTTACCCCTCCCCCCTCTCGTACAGGAGCGTAACTCGTCGACCCTGTTACTGAGTGCACTGGTGCAGCGAGTGTTCGGCGTGCAGCGGACCACGATGACCGGACGGATCTTCTTCCTGCGCTACCCACAGGTCTACGACTTCATGCTggtaaatacttattattgatttccaatatattacaaaataacattttgaagttaaattaattaaactatctgattcctaacccccaaaacttGCACGCACTTGTAATGTTGCGAGTGAACAATGTAAATAAGTAGTACCGATTTTACAATCAAGTCAACTATCTGGTAATGTGCCGGCTATCTCATAAAGCAAACCGTTGCAGGAGAAGCTGCAGGAGGCGTCGAGTGCGGCGGACAGTACAGTGGTGCGGCCCTCCCTGTACCCCGTGCTACTGCTGCTGGCCCGCCTCTACCCGTCCTCGCTCGAGGGGACCGTCTCCAACCTTAAGGTACTCACCACTCTTATACTCACCACTACACTGAACACCAGATGAATAATAGGTCCTCAACAGATTTAGCTAATCTAACAAGAAGTaattttgtccaatcactgtagCTGTCAAAAATTGAACATCtaatggtgtgacactagctaatgCCTTACTAGACGAAGAATGAGAAGTCCATAATAGCGCCACCTGGTGAGCAATAATTCAGAAATCCCCCACGAGTATGCGTAGATGCGTACGTACCATTGCGTATAATATATGGAACTACACTGACACGCGCGTCTACACTACGCAACCAATGTCCCTTTCTGAAATGACCAATGCTTGGCAGGACACTGGTGTGCCACCCTCTTTAAATATATTCCTTATTACCGATGTTTAGAGACTACTTTTGTATATACAAGTTTAGATTGATACAATCGAGGATACGTGCACGTCTTAGCATACGCATCGGATCCACTCGaaccataaatataatatccaTTTAACAAATTCTGATGATACTCAGTTTAGTAATTATACGGCCCTGCGAGGTAGTGACTCAATAGCAAGTAACCCTGTGATGGACCATGTGGGTGTATGTGTAGTTGGTGGCGTTCGTCCCGCACGTGATGTCGTGCGCCGGTAGCTCGGTGCTCAAGACGCGCCAGTTGGCCGCCAAGGCCATCGTGCCGCTCATATCGCCCGACATGTAAGTATTGCcactacaaatattttacacgCTTTGACCAACGTCTACGGTACTGATCACTCACCAATTTCAGGACCCATATTCTCGTCTGCCTCCTATCCCgcaaaaaataaagtacctatcCTTCATTTGTATGTATCTGTCCCTTCAAGAAAGCATGGTGTAGATGAATGTATCGTAATATTGTGTACAACGGTAAACAACTCGTCAGGTACATCCCGCACCTAGAGTCCACCCTAGAGCTGGTGCAGCACGAGCAGACGAAGGCCAACCACCTGCACGGACTACTGCTGCAGCTCGGGCGCCTGCTGCAGGCCGGGGCCCGCGCCGGGGGCCTGGCCCACTGGCACTGGGCCCCGCGCCTGCGGCCCGCACTGCGACATCTACGGGGCCCCTGCTACCCCGTCGCAGACGAACTCATCAAAGTCATCAATTTACTCGTCTTGAGGTAAGcacgaaatatttattttaatgccatCTCCGTTTACGATAGACCAAAGACTAATAAAGATTAGGTCGAAAATAACATTCAAAACCAATCGAAATTCTTTCAAATATAGGTATAtctatacatagaaataaaattatacgaaGTTAAAACGTTAAAACATTATATAATCGTCCAGACAtgtcttataaatatttgttaaaaagaattaataatattataaaagaaatacaaaaatcgCATTGTAACATTATCACTTGTGAGAAGACTGTACAGCTTGTAGAACCTTCTTCAGAGTCAACTCAAGATcttctattctatttttaatttcgtcAAATTCCGTAATGTGCGTTTTCTTACTCACAACCAGTTTAGCGTTCTTCACAATTTTCGGGTCGAGTCTGTAATTCTGACAACGTTCGAAGCAGCAGCCTCCCCCGCCGCTCTCGATGTCTTCAGAATCGTCGCCATACTTCAGCGGCTCCGCGTGAGGGATCTCGATCTTGTTGTCCTGGTTCGGTTTCACAAGAATCCGGTATTTTGGTAAAAAGTGTGGGAATAAACTAATTCGTTTAGCGAACGGTTTCATGCAAAACATTTTAGGCTTTATGATGTTTAGACTACTGAAGCTGGCCGGCATCCACGACCAGCAAGTGCTGGGCTTGCCGTAGGACTTAGCGCTGCCGATGAGTACGCTCTCAAAGTACGATATTAGTTTAACCCGAGAAATGTGCCCCACTAGTTCGGCGTCGGCTCTGATTTCTTGAGTATCGCTTACAGCTAAACCGttgagtaaattaaataatacaattgggatcataaacacaaatacaataaatataaagtgaCTCGTTACTGGGAATGTACTGAATTTAATAGATCCGGCGTCGAATTCTCCCGTCAACATGACTATCGTCTTGAACAACGACCTCCCTGGATCCTCGAAGAAATCCTCTTCTTCTTCCTCCTCCTTTCCTGTACTATTTGGATTCGGCGCTTTCTGGTCCTCGTCTTCCGGTTCATGGCGGAATAATGTGTAAAAGCTCAAAGCAAAAGCTATTATCAAGATACAATACCAGAGCAGAAATTTGAAGAAGTTCCATGACACTGTTTTCAACATAACTATATTCGTCGATAGAGTAGGGAACTGACCAATCAGCAGAACTAGCTCGGCGGATGATAGCAGTATAGCCACTGAGGACAATTGTTGTTTAGTAGACTCGGCTGCTGCGTCGTTCCCTACTACAAGTGCGgtcacaaatatcagaactatTTCCATCCAATTCTCCAAACTTTGTAAATATCGTGTCGGCGCCACAAGTAGTTGGAACAGTTCCCGAAATATTAACAGTATCAAACCAATTATTGCCACAATGTGAGTGATCACATTTAACGCTTCCAAGGATCGGTTCGGTTGCTTCTTCTCTACGTATCCGAACATTATGTACAGGATCAAGCACAACCAAAAAATTGAGTAGAACGTTATATTGGCGTAGAACAGGCAACTTATTCTTTGCCATTTTAGATATAAGAAACTAGTGATAACTGGATGTTTTAGTAGTGGGCGCAGATCTTCGTTCCTTGTCATGTATAGCAAAGCATCTGTTTCAGGCGCTAAGAGGCAATCCAACTCTTTCTCGTTAGTACTAGAATTATCCATTAGAGGCACCTTGCAAATCTCGTTTTCCAGCGAATTGTTGGGATAAACAAGAAAACTATATTTCATATGTATCTCGTAATCGTCGTCGCTCGGTCGTTGGTCATTGGTCGTAACACATTCGTCCAAATATGTTTCTAATGTTTTGGCGTTAATGTCTGCCAGGGGTGGTTCATTGAATACGTTCCGCAAGCCCACGCAGGCTCCATTTCTCAACAGCTCTAAAACTGTTTCTTGATCACCGTTCCTAGCAGCGTAGTGCAATGCTGTGTTGTCTTTAATATCGGGATGATTGATGTTTATATTAACTTTAACGTCTGTCAATAATAGTTTTAGACACTCATTAAAGTTTTCTTTTGGTGTATCGGAATAAGATCGCATACCTTTCACAGCTATTTGTAGGAGAGATTCTCCATTCACTGGATCGAATAAAGTTGATTCGTTGTCGATAAACATCTTAAGGATTTTATAATGGCCATGTTGGCAAGCTATGCCTATAGGCCTTCTGGTGTTACCAGAACATGTAGCGTTTGGATCTGCTCCAGAGAGGAGCAGCGTCCCAACTGCTCTATACATTCCCGACTCAGTAGCCAACTGCAGCATTGTGTTACTTCCGTTGTTAGCTGCCAATGCTGTGCGATGCTCATTTTTCTTAACTAGTTTTGTAAAATCACGGACAAAATTATCTTCTTCTTTTCTATTAAGATACGAAAATAATTTGTCGACATTAATTTCTTCTACTTCCGGAGTTTCGAACTGGGCCACCAAATGAGGGAATGCTTGTTCGAGATAATAACGCGCTGTCCTTCCTGTCCTATCTTTGTACGAATCTAAGTCAACAGGTTCTTTAGAATAGTCCAATATTAAAGAAACCACTCGTCCGAGACCTTGTTTAGCAGCAGAATGCACCGGAGTTACACCATGCGAATCGGGACTATTAGCACTGCAACCCGCCTTCAGCAACAGCTCGACCATTTCTTCGTAGGTAGTCAAGTCACGTTCTCGGTCGTCATCCAGATCCTCAATGCCCTTGATGGCCAATAGTAAGGCCGTGTTATTACCTTTACTCTTGATATTCACGTCGATCCTGTCGTCCTCCAGCAGTAGCCGCAATGCTTCGATGTTTGCGTTTTCAACCGCGAAGTGTATGGGAGCCATGGTGTGTGTTTCATTCACTTTATTGACCTCCACTTCATGTTGCAGTAGAAGCTTGacgaaattttgtttgttcggTTCGGACACTGCTATCTCCAGAACTGTTTTGTAATCCGGGTATTGATACACATGCTCGAGGTCCACGGTACCGTAACTGACGAGTTTTTTAAAAGTTGCAAAATCATTGGCCAACAGGGCTGTCCTCAACTGCACTTGAGGATCCGTGCCGAAGAGGGAACTGCCTCGAGACAGCTTCGGCTTCATCTCGTACGTGTCCCGCGACATGGCGCTCGCTACTCTGGCATCTGAAACGTAAAATGATCGTTTATATTAGTGATCACAACAAATACTAGCAATTTTCTCATTGAAGTGAATTGTTATGAAACTCGTGTGTAGTACTCCAAAACTAGTAGTTAAGGgcaattgttttaattgaaatgtatcGGCAGTGGAACATCTGGCGGACTTTCGTGTACTCCTATCCTATAAAGCTTTCCAAACACGGCGAAGTGTAAATGAATCAAGATACGTTTAAATCGCGCGGTTATTTGATTAACCATGCTAAATGCTCCGACACACTCTTTTGTGAAAACGTGATAATCGTCCGCATGTTCCGTTAACTATAAACGTATAAATCAATCTATGTGAGTTAATTGTTAGTCGTGCCCTATTTTTAGAATGCACGTCGAACACGACGGTTAATcacttattatgtttgttccaACTTTTTGACCAAAGGTTTGCGTAGGAGTCGCAACGTAATTTGTCACAAGATGAGTTTCCAAACCTAGGAATTGTtagtgttatccacaaattgctaATTCGGTTCTGTGAGTGGTGTGTTTTTAAATGCACTCACAACTACACTATCGTACAAATATGAGCACTTTTACGCACTTAACCAATAGCATCCCCGGTAGGTATCTCACAACTAGAACAGTACCTAGTGAGTTGCCTGTCATAGTTTTAAATGAGCTACTTATAGCGTATGTAGTCGTGTTTACCTAACTGGCAATCGTAATGAAAGGGCAATTATTCCAAATTTCTCTCACAACCATAAAATTAATGCGGCGCGCGTGCGCCGTGCTCGTGCTTCTACCATCCAGTAATTGGATTGATTTGCGCTGTCTATTATGTTATACTTAATTGTAAAACACCATTATTGCTGTTCTAAAAAGCACTTTATGAGCAAGACAGAGGCAGCAATTTTGGAAGCACATGTCCGAATGATGTAAAGTTCCCaatttgtgaattttattgcCGTACAATTGTTTGAAGTTCGAATACAGTACTTTGTATGCTTTGTTGTTTCACAATTTGCATACTAAGTACCCGCACGTTAGCTTATTTATTCGTCTTATACACACACACTAGTCTGATAGCGTTGTTTGTGTTTCGTGaatcgtatatttttattgagaacTTAATCCGCGCACCATTTTTCCATTTGATGTATAAATCGTGACAAAGAGATACAAAGAGGCTCTAAGTAACGGCTGTATTTGTTATGCTTGTCTCACTGCTTACGACAATATTTATCTTCAGATTTGTTCTGAATACACCACGACTAAATCCCGCCTTGGGCATTGCTCATATTATAATCCTATTAGTGGCCATCGCTTCtgtatacctactttaaaaacGTTGTAGGTATATATAAATCTATGTTTTATGAATTCCGAAGCATTACCATAgcacaataataaacaatgtaaatagaatgttttgtgttataacATTCAAGCGTTGTATTTGTAGTAAAATGGGAAAACGGTTATGCAGAACGTAAACTCTTTAGTGTAACAATAGACATTTAATTCTATATATCTTGCAGTGTAAGTTGTTAGCGGCGAGTTTTTGTAACGGAATAATTTGGCTGAGTGCACGTCTAAAATAAAGATGAAACTAACAAAGCGTATTCGGCAAACAATAGCAGTGTGCGTCCATCGGAACAGCCATCGCTATGAGATAGTCCACATGTTCGGCTACGCTGTACCACATACAGTGTACAATATATCACGCGTCGCTCCGGCACACGAGCCCAGCTATTGTGTTCCACATCGGGATCACCTGTTCATGAGCCGAATAGCCGATGGCTCTGCGCTATTGATTGGTCGACAAATGCCCGGCCTGCCGTCCGATACACAATTTTGTTTAGAATATGTTAAATCATTAAtctattttcgtttttttaacATCGTACGTTTGCCTCGGTAGCTGGACATTGCGAATTGCTAAGCAAGAATGAATAAATAGAAAAGTATGTGATATTAAGGATGATAACACAGGATTAACATCTTGATAAGTGCGTGGACTAACGTAATCCGTGTTCTCGATTTGAGATTATAATCTGGCAGATCAAAAGCGAGGTCTGTAGTGCAGACCGCACTTTTGCCTTCAGAATAAAATGATTGATGAAACGATAGGGTCGGCAACGAAGTAACGATGGCCGCCTTTCATGATTATGGGCAAGAATTCCTCGATATTATCTTCAGGCAATCCGGGCAAGTCAGCCCTGAACTCTACATATATAAAAGACATTAGGTATTTCTTCCGTCGTGCCCTTTACATCTATTTGTCAAAACACAAGTACACCCTTCCAAAAGCCTTGGCATTTATCGtttatgaaaatcaaaaatagCCGAAGGCGTGTCCCCCGACACCAAGTACCAGTGACCTTTCTTATTGTTTATACTTTAATTGCGTTTCACTTCCACTCTACATTTAGCATTAGGAAATCATAGTGAATAGACCCTCGAAGTGTAAACTAACGACTTATTTAATTACCAGCTTCTGCCAGCCCGCGTTCGAGACTATAATCTCCCCTGTACAAAATTTCATATcaatcctttcagccgttttgacgtgaacgaatatcaaacaaacaaacatacaaactttcgcatttataatattagtaatattagACACGAgtaaaatcagtttattaagtaattcttaattattttccttttaatcgttttgaatttatatttgtaaagaaacaattttgtaccttattttgataacaatattcacattattatattttttttagttagtattaaatcacaattaatttaaacagcAAATTTTATGTGTCATGAATCAATATTAGTACAAAATTACGTGTTTTGATTCAATTAGTCACTGACTTAATCACTGTGGTTAATGAAATTGAGCTTTGTGAACAAAATGATAAGACTGGCCATATTATTGTACCCAGTACTATACCTACACGTTAGTAGTAAACACTCCATAGTCTTAACGTTAAATTGGTTAGTAAATACGGGTCCACTCATTTCCTGTCTTTTAATTAATAGATGCGAACAAACTCGGCCACCAATTAGGCGGGTTAGCTACGatttattaaaagtttgaaGGAAATAATAGTTGAATATTATTCTATAATAGTAGGTGCCCATACCCATGTATTGGTATGAATTATCACTTCTATATTTGTAAGACTTGAGTCAGAGTCGGCGTCAATAAGAAATAACTCACATTTATGTATCAGTAGCCCCCATCGGACGGTTTGCATATGGAGATTGGAGattatttgtgttaaatgtCAGAGTGATTCTTGTGCTAATGTAAGCGGTGTATTGAGGTCATACATCGACGTATATCGTTCCATTTCAATTATCAATAGCCGAATGCCCTTTTGTGCTTGGtatggaaagaaagaaagaaaaccaTTTATTTCACACGCTAAATAAACAAGTGACATGTATCtatagtttacacaaatatttgtaaatacatgagaatttaaaatgtgattttataAGCATGTGCAAGACAGGTGCCTTAGGTGACTTACGGATGTACaggtttttaataaattcacaaaacaaaacatggcATGCCTATGGCTATGGAGTGGCGCTAGAAAAATTAGCTAGGCCGCCTTGCCTAAGGCGCTCTCTAAGTTAAATCCACCTCTGTGTGAATGTGGGATACAAACTCATACGCTCGTAAAGTTTGCCGACGCTAACGGTTTGCAGTCGTCCGCGGCGGTATGGCTAACGAGAAACAGATTTTTTCCCACGATTGAACTCAAAGAAATGTTTGAtgcttaattattatatttatatctttgtttgtttacatgatCAAATCAACGTTTTATTATCTTACATACACATGCATATGAAACGGGTTAAATTACCACTACGCATGTGTTTTAAAGTCTACTCTACATGTTGTATAGACGAAATCTGacataattacctacctaccgaATAGTTTAACTTTTATCTCATTAAGTAAAAGTAGTTGTTACAAAATGACTGACACGTCATCAACGAATTATTCTAACGTATAAAAAGTTCCCTCTAATGGTGCTGACAATTAGGCGTATCCGTTGTTTCTCAACTATATCGGTTTAGTTACACGTTTTATCTGCACGCTACCGTTGCACGGTGCCCAGTGGCCAGTGGTCCACCCATGCAGCGGCAGCTCACCAACGCTCCGGTCTAATTGCTGGACACGCCTTTTTATACAATAACGAgaaattactgttttattaaaaagtttgtgAATAGAGACCACGTATCTGTAGCTGTTTACACTACCTGCGTTTTaggtgttgtttgtttttatttattaaaaattcttgTACTTAAGAATTGAATGATATGTTTACATTTCCATTTCTCAGGGTATAATGTTTATACGGCTTGACAAAAAAGAGTCTGATGCGGTGTCAACTTGAACTAAAAATCGAAGTGTCTTGCATTGCACcacgatatattttttgtcagcTAGGCATTTTTacagatttcattaaaattaacaactGGTGTTGCTTAAAGCGATACTAGCGACCCCAATAT
This genomic interval from Spodoptera frugiperda isolate SF20-4 chromosome 6, AGI-APGP_CSIRO_Sfru_2.0, whole genome shotgun sequence contains the following:
- the LOC118267414 gene encoding transient receptor potential cation channel protein painless — translated: MSRDTYEMKPKLSRGSSLFGTDPQVQLRTALLANDFATFKKLVSYGTVDLEHVYQYPDYKTVLEIAVSEPNKQNFVKLLLQHEVEVNKVNETHTMAPIHFAVENANIEALRLLLEDDRIDVNIKSKGNNTALLLAIKGIEDLDDDRERDLTTYEEMVELLLKAGCSANSPDSHGVTPVHSAAKQGLGRVVSLILDYSKEPVDLDSYKDRTGRTARYYLEQAFPHLVAQFETPEVEEINVDKLFSYLNRKEEDNFVRDFTKLVKKNEHRTALAANNGSNTMLQLATESGMYRAVGTLLLSGADPNATCSGNTRRPIGIACQHGHYKILKMFIDNESTLFDPVNGESLLQIAVKGMRSYSDTPKENFNECLKLLLTDVKVNININHPDIKDNTALHYAARNGDQETVLELLRNGACVGLRNVFNEPPLADINAKTLETYLDECVTTNDQRPSDDDYEIHMKYSFLVYPNNSLENEICKVPLMDNSSTNEKELDCLLAPETDALLYMTRNEDLRPLLKHPVITSFLYLKWQRISCLFYANITFYSIFWLCLILYIMFGYVEKKQPNRSLEALNVITHIVAIIGLILLIFRELFQLLVAPTRYLQSLENWMEIVLIFVTALVVGNDAAAESTKQQLSSVAILLSSAELVLLIGQFPTLSTNIVMLKTVSWNFFKFLLWYCILIIAFALSFYTLFRHEPEDEDQKAPNPNSTGKEEEEEEDFFEDPGRSLFKTIVMLTGEFDAGSIKFSTFPVTSHFIFIVFVFMIPIVLFNLLNGLAVSDTQEIRADAELVGHISRVKLISYFESVLIGSAKSYGKPSTCWSWMPASFSSLNIIKPKMFCMKPFAKRISLFPHFLPKYRILVKPNQDNKIEIPHAEPLKYGDDSEDIESGGGGCCFERCQNYRLDPKIVKNAKLVVSKKTHITEFDEIKNRIEDLELTLKKVLQAVQSSHK